The Desulfococcus multivorans DNA window CATATGGGGTGTTCTGGGGCGACTATCTGGAGATGCTGGAAATTTTCGTCTACCACCGGGAGACCTCATGGTCGGTCGGCGTGGTCCGGATTTCCCTCTGGATCGCCCTGGCGGCCCTGGTGTGGCGCGTCTATCTCGTTTACACTTACCGTCCCGCAGCAGCCTGCACCGATCAGGAGCTGCCCCTCTGTTCGGTTATCGTGCCGGCGTACAACGAGGGCGCTCAGGTGCTCTATACCCTCCGCAGCGTGGCGGCCAGTGATTATCCCGTCGAGAAACTGCAGATCATCACTGTTGACGACGGCAGTAAGGACGACACCTGGCGCTGGATGAAGCAGGCCGAAAGAGAGCTGGGAGATCGGGTGGAATTGATCCGCCTGGCTGAAAACAGCGGAAAGCGCCGTGCCCTTTATGAGGGGTTTCAGCGCAGCCGGGGGGATATTTTGGTGACCATCGACAGCGATTCCGAGGTGGATGCCTCGACCCTTCGCCATCTCGTCAGCCCCTTCGTTCGCGACCCCATGGTAGGGGGCGTCGCCGGCAACGTTCGGGTGCTCAACACCGCGGCAGGCATCATTCCCAAGATGCTGGATGTCAGCTTCACCTTCAGCTTTGATTTCATCCGGGCCTCCCAGAGCCGGGTCAACACGGTAATGACCACTCCAGGGGCATTGTCCGCCTATCGGCGGAGCGTCGTCGGCCCCGTACTCAAACAATGGCTCCACCAGACTTTTTTTGGACAACCCGCCAATATCGGAGAGGACCGCGCTTTGACCAACCTGATCCTCAAGAACGGCTACCATGTCCATTTTGCCAAAAATGCCGTGGTGTATACCGAGGTGCCCACCGCTTACATGGGGCTCGCCAAGATGTTTCTGCGATGGGCCCGCTCCAATGTGCGCGAGACGATCGTCATGGCAAAATTTATCTTCAAAAGGTTTCGCAGGACGCCGGCTCTCGGGGCGCGCATCAACCTGCTCCTTCATCTGCATCGGATGACCATCGGTGAAATCCTCAAGATCTGGTCTCTGACCATTCTGGCTGCATTTCCCACGTTGTTTTTCTTCAACATGGTTACGGGTGCGATTCTTTTTTCCATGATCCCCGGGCTGTTCTACCTTTCTCGGCACAAGGACAGCAATTTCCTGTGGGCGATCCCCTACAGCCTTTTCTGGCTCATCGGCCTGTCCTGGATCAGTCTGTATGCCTTGTTCACGCCCCACCGGACGGGTTGGCTGACGCGGGACCTGAAAAGCCAGGCGAATCCTTTGCTTGCACCCGCGGCCCAAAAAGGCGAATAGGGTCTGCCGAACATATTCGCCGATTCCATTCGACAGGCGTGCGGGATTCAAGCGCGCTCACCAAAAACCGAGGTCGCTTTTCCGAGAAAAGCGACCTCGGTACATCCGGGCTCCTCGTTCGCATCCCTATTCAGGGCCTGCTGAGCAGATCGGCTTATATTATCGGTAAACCGGTCTTGCCCTGCATGGTTTGACCGGGATGGGGTTGCTGTTGCGTACGAAAACCGCTTCTGTTGCAGTTGTTGACGGCCTCGAACCGGGCTGCGGGTGGACGCGCATCCATCAGGTCCCGCAAAACGTGGTCCGGACCACTTCATGGGGCTCGGGCGGTGACAGATATTCGTTGAAACGCTCCTGCTCTTCGTATGGTTTTTCGAGGACTGCGTTCATTTCATGGAAAAGACCGAAGTCTCCTCCCAGCGCGGCGGCAATCACGCGTTCGACCATGTGATTTCTGGGAATGTAAAGCGGGTTGATGCTGTTCATGCCTTCCCGGATTGCATCCGCATGCCGGTCCTGAGCCCGGATCCGTTTTTTCCAGTTTTCATAAAAGGCCTGGAAGTCCCCCGTCTTTTCAAAAAAACCGGAATCGGAGTCGTTTTTGACCAGTTCCGCCAGATTCCGAAAACTGAGCGTAAAATCCAGCGCATGCTTTTCCAGATAACCGAGCCATTGGCGCAGGAGACCCTGGTCTTCCGGCTTTTCGTCGTCCAGGATTCCGATTTTTTTAAGCATTTTAGAAGTCAGCCGCCGATTGAAAAGCGTGCCGAGGGATTCCAGTTCCGTGTTGTACGATTCTATCGTATCCTCCGTGCCGCTATCGGCCAGATGGATCAGGCATGACCCCAGCCGGGACAGGTTCCAGAGAGTGATTTGCACCTGGTTGGAATAGGAATAGCGGCCGAATCGATCGATCGAGCTGAAGACCCGATCGGATCGGAACTGATCCATGAAAGCGCACGGCCCGAAGTCGATCGATTCTCCGGTGACGGACATGTTGTCCGTGTTCATCACCCCGTGAATGAAGCCGAGCGCCATCCACCCGGTCACAAGTTCGATCTGCGCGCGACCCACTTTACGGAAAAAATGAAAATACGGATCTGCCTCGTCCCGAATCTCCGGATAGTGCCTTTGGATCGCGTAGTCTGCCAACGTTTTTAAATTTTCCCGATCGTTTCGGGCGGCGAAATATTCGAAAGTTCCAATACGAATGTGACTGGCGGCCACTCGGGTCAATATCGCCCCGGGAAGCGCTTTTTCCCGGTAGACCGTCTCTCCTGTCCGGACTGCGGCCAGGGAACGGGTTGTCGGCAGTCCCAGATGGTGAAGGCCCTCGCTGACGATATATTCCCGAAGGACCGGACCGAGCGGCGCCTTTCCGTCGCCCTGGCGCGAGAAGGGTGTCCGGCCGGAGCCTTTGAGCTGGATATCGAAACGTTTTCCCGAAGGATCCAGAATCTCGCCCAGGAGCAAGGCACGACCGTCTCCCAGCCTGGGGACGAATTGACCGAATTGGTGACCGGCATACGCAAGAGCAATCGGTTCCGAACCGGGAAGCAGTTTCCGGCCTGCGAATATTTCCGCCAATTCCCTGTCCGTAAGCTGTTCGGATTGAATGCCCAGTTCACGCGCCAAATCCTCGTTCCATTTTATCAGAGCCGGTTCGGGAACCTTTGCCGGGGCCACCCGGGCATAAAATTGTTCCGGCAACCGGGAATATGTATTGTCGAAATTAAACATTTTTTCTCCCCTTAA harbors:
- a CDS encoding glycosyltransferase family 2 protein, translated to MDRSVKGLIIGLLAVLPVAYGVFWGDYLEMLEIFVYHRETSWSVGVVRISLWIALAALVWRVYLVYTYRPAAACTDQELPLCSVIVPAYNEGAQVLYTLRSVAASDYPVEKLQIITVDDGSKDDTWRWMKQAERELGDRVELIRLAENSGKRRALYEGFQRSRGDILVTIDSDSEVDASTLRHLVSPFVRDPMVGGVAGNVRVLNTAAGIIPKMLDVSFTFSFDFIRASQSRVNTVMTTPGALSAYRRSVVGPVLKQWLHQTFFGQPANIGEDRALTNLILKNGYHVHFAKNAVVYTEVPTAYMGLAKMFLRWARSNVRETIVMAKFIFKRFRRTPALGARINLLLHLHRMTIGEILKIWSLTILAAFPTLFFFNMVTGAILFSMIPGLFYLSRHKDSNFLWAIPYSLFWLIGLSWISLYALFTPHRTGWLTRDLKSQANPLLAPAAQKGE
- a CDS encoding protein adenylyltransferase SelO, translated to MFNFDNTYSRLPEQFYARVAPAKVPEPALIKWNEDLARELGIQSEQLTDRELAEIFAGRKLLPGSEPIALAYAGHQFGQFVPRLGDGRALLLGEILDPSGKRFDIQLKGSGRTPFSRQGDGKAPLGPVLREYIVSEGLHHLGLPTTRSLAAVRTGETVYREKALPGAILTRVAASHIRIGTFEYFAARNDRENLKTLADYAIQRHYPEIRDEADPYFHFFRKVGRAQIELVTGWMALGFIHGVMNTDNMSVTGESIDFGPCAFMDQFRSDRVFSSIDRFGRYSYSNQVQITLWNLSRLGSCLIHLADSGTEDTIESYNTELESLGTLFNRRLTSKMLKKIGILDDEKPEDQGLLRQWLGYLEKHALDFTLSFRNLAELVKNDSDSGFFEKTGDFQAFYENWKKRIRAQDRHADAIREGMNSINPLYIPRNHMVERVIAAALGGDFGLFHEMNAVLEKPYEEQERFNEYLSPPEPHEVVRTTFCGT